In the genome of Prosthecobacter dejongeii, the window GCGGCGGATGCTGGCCTCACTGAGGCGCGCCGGAGATCACAGCCTGGATGCCCAGGAGCCCGATCACGACCGCCACGTGGCGGTCGAGCCAGAAGGAGGGAATCACTGATGGAATACACAAGTTACGCCGATTGGCAAAGAGCCGTGGATCAGAAGATCGCGGAAGTATGGGCGCTGAATGGCGGGGGTCTGGCCTTTGATCCGGTGAATCCGGAGATGGGGATCAGCCATGTCATGCATGATGATGACAGCCTGGAAGTGGAGATCCGCGAAGCGCGTGTGCGCACGTTTCAGGAGCTGATGGATTTCATTTGGGCCGGGGGGCCGAATCCAGTCGCGGCGCTGAAACGGCTGTTTGTGATCACGCGCTGTGGATCGCCGCAACATTTGGCGTTCATGAGCCAGACGGATGTAGCGGTGCTGCTGAATGAGACGCGCGCGGCCACTCAGAGCCGGGAGGAAAAGCACTGGGAGAAGTACCTTGAGGAGCTGGGATTCTTCGGCACTCGCACGCGGCTCAAAAAGAATGACGGAGCCCGAGAGACCTACAAGGAACTGAGGAAAGGCAATGTTTCCCGCCTGGGTGGCAAGGCGGCGCTCAAGAAATTTTCAGTGCTGCGGCAGAAGCACGGCACTCCCAAGAAAACGACAACGCAGAAAGCAAAACGGAAATGAACAGCATGAGCATGGCTATCCCAGCGGGCCTTATCGCGGGACAAACCTGGATGGACGGGCATCGCCACATGGTCGCGGTGCAACTGGACAACCAAAGCGGCCTTTCCCCTGTGGAGATGGTCAAAGAGATCGACCTGGATCTGATCGACGCGAGCCCCCTGAATCGGCAGCACTTTGACCCGATCAAGGCCAAGGAAATGGAGGATAGCCTGCGTGAGCATGGGCAGACGACCCCGGCGATTTTGCGGCCGAAACCCGATGGGCGTTATGAGCTCGTGGCAGGGGAGCGGCGCTTTCGCGGGTGCAAGGCGATCGGGCGGCCGCGCCTGCTGTGCATGGTGCGTGATTACACGGATTCCCAGGCGGCGGAGATCCTGCTGATCGAGAACCTGAAGCGGGAAGATCTGAGCGTGATCGAGGAAGCGCGGATTTATCAACGTTTGTTAGAACTGCGTGATGAAGATGGGGCCAAGGTTTACACGCTGCAGAAGATCGCCCTACGGGTGCATGATGATGAGAAGAAGACGGATCGAGTGGCGCGCGTGCTGACGCTTCTGGATCTGCCCGAGAAGGTTAGGGAGGCGCTGGATGCCGGCGTGATCCCGATGCGCGTGGCGTTCCTGGTGGGGCGGGTGGCCGATCCCAAAGATCGCGTGAAAGCCGGTGAGGCTGTGCTGAAAGGGCACTGGAGCCAGCGGCCGCTGACGGTGAAGGAAGCGGAGGCCCTGATCGCCAGTGAGTACCAGGTGAATCTGAAAGGCAAAGATCTGGATCGGGAGGATGCGGACATCCTGTCTCCGGAGCAGAAGAAAACCCTGGGCTTCACTGGGGCCTGTGGTGAGGCGAATGACGGAAGCTGTGAGCGGTGCCCCTGGCTGGCGAAGAATCACCCCGTTTTTTCCAATGAGCTGGCGACGGGGAATAACAAGGGGAAGGGTGAAACCGGCGTGGATCCGCTGACATGCACGCGCGCGCCCTGTTTCCAGCTGAAGATGGAAGCGCTGTGGCAGCAACGTGCGGCTGAACTGGCGGCGAAAAGTGGGGCAACGGAAGTGCTGCCGTTGGAAGCTGGCGGCGCAGATTTGCAGCGCTGGAACTCCCCCTGGGTGATGCTGGATGAGAGCCCGACTGGTGGTCACCTCAATGACTGGCAGAAAGCGGCCGAAGCACCGAAATGGAAGAAGATCCTGAAGGGCGTCAATGTCCCGTTGATGGTGGCTGCTGGCGAGAATGGTAAGCCTGTGTTGGTCGTCGATAAAGTGCTGGCCATCACGGCGGGCAAGCAGGTGCAGCCTGAGCTTTTCGCTAAGGCTGAGATTCCTGGCCAGAAAGGGGCTCAGGATAGTAGCTTGACTCCTGAGCAGAAAGCTGAGGCCCAGGAGGCGGAAAGATTGCGCCATGAAGAGGCCAAAATGCAAAAGGCCATCAAGGCCGAGACCGTCACCGAATGCCTGAAGGAGCTGCGCGAAAAAGTGGAAGCTGAGGGGCCGAGCGTGGATCTGCTCAAAGGGCTATTCAGCTCCATCACACGCGCCACGGATGGCATGGATGATCTGATGGCATTCTTCGACGGGGGCCCAGCTGAGGAGGAAGAGGATGGAGTCGGCATCGAGCAACGAATCAAAAATTACCTGGACCTCCTGACCCCGAATGGCCTCCTGGCGGCGTGCGTGGTGGCGTCTGTCTGGGATGATGTGAGCTACAGCGGGCTGGAAAGGGCGGAAGATTTCCAGACGATGGCGAAGGCTGTCGAAGTGGATTGCGGGGCGCTGGAGAAGTATGTCACAAAACGGCAGGAGCAGCTCTTTAAAGAGGCTGAGAAAGCGCGGGCGGAGAAGCTGAAACCCAAGCTGAAAAGTAAGGGAGCGAAGAGTGATCCCGCACGCGCCACGGAGCAGCTGAATGCGGATATCGTCACGGCGGGCATCTTAGCTGAAGGCGATGCGCAACGAGACGCAGCACCAAGTCGCACGGGGCCTCCGGGCCCAGGCATGCTAGGGCGCGGGCCTGAGCAGTCCTGCAGCGGTGATGCGGCAGCATTTGCGGAACTCTTTCCTGAGCTGCCGCGTGAGCTGAGTGAGGAACTCAAGGAACGCGGCCGGGAATGGCGTATGGCGAATCCGGAAGGCGACGAAATGCAGATGCGCGAAGATCTGGAGCTGACGCCTGAGGGGGCAAGCGAGCTGTGGAAAGTCATCGAGCAGGAAATCGAGGAAGATGTGCCAGCGCATCTGGAGCGGGTGCGTGAGTACAAGGCGCGTTTCCCTCAACACTCGGGAGGCAAGATTGCTGATGAGCTGGGGATTACCTCGGATGAAGCTTATGCCTGTGTCGATTTCCTGATCGACGAAAAGCACAATGCTGCCCAGGAGGCGAAAACCGAGAACTGGACGGTGGAACAGAAAGCGGCCGCGCTGAATGCCGGCACGCATGACATGGCGGCGCTTATCGGGGTGAAGCCTAACCGCAAGGATAAAGAGGCGGTGAAGGAATGGGACAAGCGCCGCAAGCAGGTGGAACGCAAAGCGGCCCAGCTGAGCGAGGGGAAGTGAAGCAACCTAACCAAATAGAAAGAGTGATAGTGATATGAGGCCAAAAATCGTTTGTTTGTGTGGAAGTACAAAGTTCTGGGAAACATTCCAGAAAGAGAGTTTGAGGCTGACGCTTGAGGGCGTCATCGTCCTTAGCATCGGGGCGGCAACTGCCAGTGATGATTCACACTTTGGTAGTCTTCCAAAGCCTGAGTATGATCGCGTGAAGGCGAGTCTTGACGAACTTCATAAGCGCAAGATCGACCTGGCTGATGAGGTTTTGGTTCTCAATGTGGGCGACTACATTGGAGAGAGTACGAGAAGCGAAATCGAGTATGCCATTCTCAACGGGAAGATGGTCCATTATGCTTATCCTCACGGGCCAAGAGGGCTTCTGCTTGAAGGCTTTTTGAAGACTAATGAAGCATGGGGCCCCGCTCCTCCTC includes:
- a CDS encoding ParB/RepB/Spo0J family partition protein; this translates as MSMAIPAGLIAGQTWMDGHRHMVAVQLDNQSGLSPVEMVKEIDLDLIDASPLNRQHFDPIKAKEMEDSLREHGQTTPAILRPKPDGRYELVAGERRFRGCKAIGRPRLLCMVRDYTDSQAAEILLIENLKREDLSVIEEARIYQRLLELRDEDGAKVYTLQKIALRVHDDEKKTDRVARVLTLLDLPEKVREALDAGVIPMRVAFLVGRVADPKDRVKAGEAVLKGHWSQRPLTVKEAEALIASEYQVNLKGKDLDREDADILSPEQKKTLGFTGACGEANDGSCERCPWLAKNHPVFSNELATGNNKGKGETGVDPLTCTRAPCFQLKMEALWQQRAAELAAKSGATEVLPLEAGGADLQRWNSPWVMLDESPTGGHLNDWQKAAEAPKWKKILKGVNVPLMVAAGENGKPVLVVDKVLAITAGKQVQPELFAKAEIPGQKGAQDSSLTPEQKAEAQEAERLRHEEAKMQKAIKAETVTECLKELREKVEAEGPSVDLLKGLFSSITRATDGMDDLMAFFDGGPAEEEEDGVGIEQRIKNYLDLLTPNGLLAACVVASVWDDVSYSGLERAEDFQTMAKAVEVDCGALEKYVTKRQEQLFKEAEKARAEKLKPKLKSKGAKSDPARATEQLNADIVTAGILAEGDAQRDAAPSRTGPPGPGMLGRGPEQSCSGDAAAFAELFPELPRELSEELKERGREWRMANPEGDEMQMREDLELTPEGASELWKVIEQEIEEDVPAHLERVREYKARFPQHSGGKIADELGITSDEAYACVDFLIDEKHNAAQEAKTENWTVEQKAAALNAGTHDMAALIGVKPNRKDKEAVKEWDKRRKQVERKAAQLSEGK